A single window of Deltaproteobacteria bacterium DNA harbors:
- a CDS encoding peroxiredoxin: MAIKVGDRIPKATLKRLTPEGIKDVNTVEFFKGRKVALFAVPGAFTPTCSAKHLPGFVEKADQIRAKGVSEIVCISVNDAFVMDSWGKDRKVGDKVTLLADGNAEFSRALGLDFDGSGFGMGIRAQRFSALVEDGVVKSLHVEAPGKFEVSRAEGILDDLK; this comes from the coding sequence ATGGCGATCAAGGTCGGCGACCGCATTCCGAAAGCCACGCTGAAGCGCCTCACGCCCGAGGGCATCAAGGACGTGAACACCGTCGAGTTCTTCAAGGGTCGGAAGGTCGCGCTCTTCGCGGTGCCCGGCGCCTTCACGCCGACCTGCTCCGCGAAGCACCTGCCGGGCTTCGTCGAGAAGGCGGACCAGATCCGGGCGAAGGGGGTGTCGGAGATCGTCTGCATCTCCGTGAACGACGCCTTCGTGATGGATTCCTGGGGCAAGGATCGCAAGGTCGGCGACAAGGTCACGCTTCTCGCCGACGGAAACGCCGAGTTCTCGCGCGCGCTCGGGCTGGACTTCGACGGCTCGGGCTTCGGAATGGGCATCCGTGCGCAGCGCTTCTCGGCGCTGGTCGAGGACGGCGTCGTGAAGTCGCTCCACGTCGAGGCGCCCGGGAAGTTCGAGGTCAGCCGGGCCGAGGGAATCCTGGACGACCTGAAGTGA
- a CDS encoding MaoC family dehydratase codes for MAGLTFDEFRVGQVFTHQPSRTVTEADNLLFSALTMNPQPLHIDAEFAKTSHFGQRLVNSIFTLGLVIGLSVAETTLGTTVGNLGMEKVEFPKPVFIGDTITAQTTVLEKRESKSRPEWGIVSFEHKGVNQRGEVVAICRRQAMMLKVRPAVSA; via the coding sequence ATGGCCGGGCTCACCTTCGACGAGTTCAGGGTCGGGCAGGTCTTCACGCACCAGCCGTCGCGCACGGTCACCGAGGCCGACAACCTGCTGTTCTCGGCGCTGACGATGAACCCGCAGCCGCTGCACATCGACGCGGAGTTCGCGAAGACGAGTCACTTCGGGCAGCGACTGGTGAACTCGATCTTCACGCTCGGCCTGGTGATCGGCCTTTCCGTCGCAGAGACGACGCTCGGCACCACCGTGGGAAACCTCGGCATGGAGAAGGTCGAGTTTCCGAAGCCCGTCTTCATCGGAGACACCATCACCGCGCAGACGACGGTGCTCGAGAAGCGCGAGTCGAAGTCCCGCCCCGAGTGGGGAATCGTCAGCTTCGAGCACAAGGGCGTGAACCAGCGCGGTGAGGTCGTCGCGATCTGCCGCCGGCAGGCGATGATGCTGAAGGTGCGTCCGGCCGTGTCGGCCTAG
- a CDS encoding CoA ester lyase: MRSPRNFFAPKAIGAPAPVREVPVRPSRMIHFFDPSNPRMASKVPDIARQVDILLGNLEDAIPTERKLDAREGLIKIAREVDFGETQLWTRINSLDSPWMLDDLVRLVGEIGDKLDVIMVPKVEGAWDIHYVDQLLAQLEAKAGLRKPLLVHAILETALGVANVEEIAAASPRMQGMSLGPADLAASRRMKTTRVGGGHPGYLVRTDPDPKGADAPRTTAQQDLWHYTMGRMVDACAATGALPFYGPFGAIDDPVGCEDQFRNAFLMGCVGAWSLHPSQIEIAKRVFSPPPDEVLWAKRVIAAMPDGSGTVMLEGKMQDDATFKQCKVMVTLAELIASRDPGLAKLYEL; this comes from the coding sequence ATGCGCAGCCCCCGAAACTTTTTCGCGCCCAAAGCCATCGGCGCGCCCGCCCCCGTTCGCGAGGTGCCGGTGCGGCCGTCGCGGATGATCCACTTCTTCGACCCGAGCAACCCGCGGATGGCGTCGAAGGTGCCCGACATCGCCAGGCAGGTGGACATCCTGCTCGGGAACCTGGAGGACGCGATCCCGACCGAGCGCAAGCTCGACGCGCGCGAGGGCCTGATCAAGATCGCGCGCGAGGTCGATTTCGGCGAGACGCAGCTCTGGACCCGGATCAACTCGCTGGACAGCCCGTGGATGCTCGACGATCTGGTGCGGCTAGTCGGAGAGATCGGCGACAAGCTCGACGTGATCATGGTTCCGAAGGTCGAGGGCGCTTGGGACATCCACTACGTCGATCAGCTCCTCGCGCAGCTCGAGGCCAAGGCGGGTCTCAGGAAGCCGCTGCTCGTGCACGCGATCCTGGAGACGGCGCTCGGCGTGGCGAACGTGGAGGAGATCGCCGCCGCGTCGCCGCGCATGCAGGGCATGAGCCTGGGGCCGGCGGACCTGGCCGCGTCGCGGCGCATGAAGACGACGCGCGTCGGCGGCGGGCACCCCGGCTACCTGGTGCGCACCGATCCCGACCCCAAGGGGGCCGACGCGCCGCGCACCACCGCGCAGCAGGATCTCTGGCACTACACCATGGGGCGTATGGTCGACGCATGCGCCGCGACCGGCGCCCTGCCCTTCTACGGCCCGTTCGGAGCGATCGACGATCCGGTCGGCTGCGAGGACCAGTTCCGCAACGCCTTCCTGATGGGCTGCGTCGGCGCCTGGTCGCTGCACCCCAGCCAGATCGAGATCGCCAAGCGCGTGTTCAGCCCGCCGCCGGACGAGGTGCTCTGGGCCAAGCGCGTGATCGCCGCGATGCCCGACGGCAGCGGCACGGTGATGCTCGAGGGCAAGATGCAGGACGACGCCACCTTCAAGCAGTGCAAGGTGATGGTCACGCTGGCCGAGCTGATCGCGTCGCGCGATCCGGGCCTCGCGAAGCTCTACGAGCTCTGA